In Zalophus californianus isolate mZalCal1 chromosome 16, mZalCal1.pri.v2, whole genome shotgun sequence, the sequence ACCACAGACTGCCAGAATTAGCATATGGAGGGATTTTTCAAGGgaagtagaaatgtaaatttttataagaaatacaccAATCCTAAATATTGCCAAATAAGGCAgtccttctcaaacttcagtgagCATACTAATCCGCAGATTTTATTAAAGTGCAAAtactcagtaggtctggagtgggggcTGAGAGTctgcaattcttttcttttctttccaacatctggcacataatttttatttattcatttatttattattatcattatgttcaattagccaacatatagtacatcattagtttttgatgtagtgttcaacgattcattagttgagagtctgcatttctaagaagctcCTAGGTGATCCACTGTTGTTGATTCATGAACCGGAAGTTGTAGGAaacagaaattgttttaaaaagattttatttatttatatgacagagagatagagagagcacaagtaggcagagtggcaggcagagggagagggagaagcaggctctccactgaacaaggagccggacgtagggctcgatcccaggaccccaggatcatgacctgagccaaaggcagctgcttaactgactgagccacccaggtgccctggaaacaGATATCTTTTAATATCAGATagctaaatataaatatttatctgaAGATTTGACCCATTTGTGAAAAGTTTAGCAGCCAGACTTGAGTTTTTTTCccgtaaaaaataaacaaaaatctactgtaaaaaaattaagaacgatttctttttttttttggtaatagagCTGAAGTTCACAATAGATAGTAATCAGACTTATTATTAGAGGATTCCTCAAAGTGTCATTTGAGTTAAAATCCAAttgagaataaaatttaaattcattattagAATGGAATACAATTGATAATAAGATTTAAATTCATTGTTAATAATAGTGCATACAATTTAATGAGGAATAAAATCAAACAGCATTTCATTCTATGTTGTTATAATGGAGGCTGTGGGCAAATATTTGCAGTACAACTTCTCCTCTTACAAATGAGAGATATCCCATCTGTTTGTGTTAAATTGGCCTTTTATGTCCGTTGTTAGGTATTATTCAAATGGCATCCATACCCCATCTTTGGTGAGATGCAACAGTCAGAGCCCAACATACCTTGTCATCACCTGACACAGTGATAACTCCATTGTATGATAGCTCGTTTGGGCCACTTCTAGTTCCAAAGGCATCCACTTCCAAAGCTATGTTCTGTTGCCTCAGTGAATGTATAAAGTTATCAATACTTGACCCTACCATGAAGGTAAAAATCAAAAGAAGCAAGAGGCAAGTAAAACAACAGgcaagtaatatttaaaaaataaataaataaaccctaaaCTAAATGATGTCACACAAAGCATACCATAATAAAAGACTGTCTAAGGATTTCCTTAGAAAGGCAGAAATGATGCTATGATACCAAAATCCATTCTGATATCAAAGATAGGACAAGATTACTTTCCCTAGAGCCTAGCCATTTACATATAATTTCTGTTAGtgtaaaaatactatttaaaattaacataatcCTTAAAGATATTAATCTtctattttcttagaaatttggaacagatttttttccagCACCCAAGAATGCATAGTACTTAAAAAATGTTGTGGAAAGGCCTCAAAGATCAGTCAATGATTTATCTTACTAAATCCCCTTTGGTTGCTCAGTGCAATCAACTTTAGGATTTAAGGAACCTTGCAAGAtgtgtttctaaaataaacttcccagccttgaatttttcatttttttaaattaatttcctaTTTGGCCTCATATGTGTTTTCTAAAAcatacagaatttatttttcccttcatggTTTATGTTGTCTGGGGAATCTCTCAAGAAGAACAACACTGAAAAGTTACATTTTAGCTCTATGTTTACCTGTTTTATTGATGACCAGTAAGTGGGTCAGAGGAGCTTGAGGTGGTTGTCCCGGAGAGAGGAAGTACATATTAGGAGTCAGTCCCCAAGAATAACTTTTTTGATATAACTCATAGAATAGATGTTCCAAAAGCTGAGGGCAAAAGCTGATGCCAAAAAGCAATAATCTACATGgaggaaaatgtaaaagaaaaaaaaacatctatAGCAACTTTTGTAGATTTTTAAGTTTGAGTAGATAATggatattaaaatagaaataaattctaaGCACTAATCAAATATAGGAATCAgacttctccccccacccccaacccttgtttctttttttctaaaatgaaatcgTTCCTAGTATCTATGCttggtcttcctttttttttttttctttaaattttttattgttatgttaatcaccatatattacatcattagtttttgatgtagtgttccatgattcattgtctgtgcataacacccagtgctccacgcagaacatgccctctttaatacccatcaccaggccaacccatccccccaccccctcccctctagaacgctcagtttgtttttcagagtccatcgtctctcatggttcgtctcccccaccgatttcccccccttcatccttcccctcctatcttctttctttttttttcttaacatatattgcattatttgtttcagaggtacagatctgtgattcaacagtcttgcacaattcacagtgctcaccgtagcacatacccttccccaatgtctatcacccagccgccccatccctcccactccaaccccactccagcaactctcagtttgtttcctgagattaagaattcctcatatcagtgaggtcatatgatacatgtctttttctgcttgacttatttcactcagcataacaccctccagttccatccacgtcgttgcaaatggcaagatctcattccttttgatggctgcataatattccattgtgtatatataccacatcttctttattcattcatctgtcgatggacatcttggctctttccacagtttggctattgtggacattgtttaTGCttgctctttctatctctctaaatgcctctcctctgcccccccgccATTTTGGACATGTCACTCAAGCTCATGATGTTGGCTAGGTATGACTCTTAAATATCTCTCCAATTCCTACTTCTTTCCTCTGTTTCCATcttgcatttcttcctttttctagaCCACTGAACATAGGCATACCACCAACACTCAGACGTACGACACTCTGAaactttttcccttcctgttcccAATTTGTATAAATTACAACATTTTCTCATTCACTCAAGTTCCAAGGACCATTTTCCACTAATCTGTCTCCTTTAAGTCTCTTTCCTGAATAGCTGAAAAGTTCTATCATATCATCATTAGGTGCCTAAAAActtttctcttccacttttcAAGTTTGGACCTTAATTGTCTCTCTCCTGACCTCTTTCAGTATTGTCCTCAATGACTGTTTTCCTTGTCTCCAGAGTCTACTATTTCTGAGCCATTTTTGCACCGTTGCCCAGTTAAGGGCAATTTGGCaatctgtttattttattgtattttttattttacagagagagtaagagtgagcgcaagtggggggaggggcagagggagagaggaagagaaatccccaagctgactccctgctgagtgcagactctgacacagggctggatctcactaccctgggatcatgacatgagctgaaatctagagtcagacgcccaactgactgagccacccaggtgtcccccctgGCAATCTGTTCTAATTATGTCAatcatcttttcaaataaaaaataaaacttcaatacTTCCTTACTAGTCATAAAGCCCAAACTCTTCAGCTGTATGTGATAcgttatcaaaattattttttacttttctgtatacTTTATGTTGTAATTAACTCAAATTGATAATAGCTCTTCTGAGTTTTCATGTATCTCCATACTCAGTATTGTCCCCTCTGCCTGAatttccatcttcctttctttccttgactAACTGTTATATTTTCCTACACCAGACTCCATTTCTCCCTCATACAAAACGATTTTTCTGATGCCCATATTGGAACATAATCTTTCACATACTGAATGCTCTGATTGACAATATTGTCTAATCTTATGCTATGGTTTTTAGTGTACTTCTAATCACCTTCAAGAGCCAAATCTCATGTCTGATTTATTTTGATAAGTGTTACAGATatttaacatagagtgttatgcAGAAGtgctaacaaatattttttaatgaatgattcCTGGCTGGAGAGCAGGATTTTTGCAAGGAGGTATTACTCAATGAACAGCCCGAAGCTATAGGGAAATGTGTGAACCATAAAGCAGGTTCCAGAGAGTGGATGGGTCAGATACAGCCTGGCACAGGGCTATttgggcaaagaggaagtcctGGGGATGGGACCCAAGTGCTAACTTCCATGCTTCAGAAAAACGATTTCAACCCTTGGATAAGAGCAGATTCTGtgtgaaattaagagaaaaagccCAAACTACCGGGTTTAATTACATACCCACCAAAGCAATTAGAAATTGTTTTCTGTGTTAAAAAAAGACCACATACAATTGCTGGAATTTATCTcagagggtttttttgtgttttgtttgtttgtttatttgtttgtttttgtttttttccccttgaatttATTTTGAGATCACTAACCCAACATATCTGAAACACTTGAGTACTCACATGGTCAacagagtttttttttcattctttaacttGAGGAAGCGAACTTTTGCTATTGCACAGAGTTGCTGTCTCCAGAGAGCCATGCCGCTGattgatttctttgtttccttaaagGAAGACAAAACTTGTTCCAGCTCAACAAGGCTTCCTGTATCTTTTGTCCTATTACTTTGTAACTCTCCCCAAATTCCAGCatctataaaacataaaatcaataatttataATGTGTCATTTTAGATGTGCATTACTTAGATTGTTCTATGACCATCTTTTCACCAGAAGGTGTCAGAATAGAGAATCTTGGGCAAAGAtgctaataaacaaattcatggCATTATGAGAGTAACtaccaaagaaaaggaaacaaagcaaaaaaaaaaaaaaaaatgacataatacaagaagaaaaacttatgaaataatgaaagaaatcttgtattttctttttttttttttaaagattttatttatttattcatgagagacagagggagagagagagagagaagcagagggagaagcaggctcccaaggagcaaggagcccgacgcgggactcgatcccagagtcctgggatcacgacctgagccgaaggcagacgctaaaccatctgagccacccaggcgcccttgtattttctttttaaaaaggtttgtgTCTATAGCTTTAAGGGCTTAATTTATTCTAGGGAAATCAATGAAAAGGAACCCATTTTTAGCCTAGAAAAATCTACTCATTGCAAAAGATAAACTAtcggtatttcttttttttaattttataacaatattttattaaggtataatttacatatagtaaaatcACAAATCTTAAATATACAGCTTGGGGAATGTTGATAAATGTATGCAGTAACTGTCAGCCagatcaagatataaaacattccaactactccccccccaccgccaaaTTCCCTCATGTCCCTTTTCCAACTAATTTTAATCCCCTGCCCTCACCCAGAGCAATCACTGTTCTGAGATGCATCACTACAGCCTAGTTTGGCCTATAATTGGCCTTCATATAGACGGTTATGAGGAATGTTGTACCTGGTTTATTTTGCTCAATGTGATGCTTTTGAGATTTATGTAGGTTATTGCATGTACCCGTagtccatttgttttcttaagtgtTATTCCACTGTCTGACTATATTGCAGTTTGTCTATCCATTCTCCTGTGGATAGAAACTTGATTGTTTATAGTTTtgtgttatgaataaagctgccataaacattcatttctcttgagtatatacctaagAATGAAACTGCTGAAACACAGAGTAGGTGTGTATTTAACTTCAGAAAtttccagttttccaaagtggttgtaccatatATTACATTCCTATCCATAGTGTATGAAAGTTCTAGGTACTCTACATTCCCATTATTGCttgatattgtcagtctttttcagTTTTAACCATTTAACCAGTGtgtatattttgtaattttagtcATTTAGTGGTAtcttgtggctttaatttgcatttccttgatgataagtCTTGTTGACTTTCTATATACTTATTggccttttgtatatttttttttctgtgaagtgtCCTTAACTGGCTTCTCCTTTTATTACTGGtttgtaggagttcttcatatattctgggtAAGAGGTTCTTTGTCACATAtggatattttgaatattttattccaaTCTGTGGCTTGCTTCTTCACTTTTTTAATGGAAgcttttgatgaacagaaagtTTTGATTTTGGTGAAGTCtaatgtctctttctctctttccccaaaaaagccttctgggatttttaactgggattgtattgaatcttaaaagatacagagaagaaaTGACTGATATGATCATCTACTATACTCCTATGCATCAGGTTTCTCTGTTAACCACAGCTCTGATTCCGGTTGTTTCCATTCTTCTCCAAGCAGTGTATTAAAACTGAAAGGCCTGAAGTATTCCAGACGATGAAAATCAGGTTTTTGTCCTTGTTGCAGTTCATGTTGAGGCACAAGGTAAAGAGCTTCAtagtttcttttatcttttgatCCATGAATTGCAAATGAAttgaattttgtcacatttgGTGGAAAATAACTCCAAGGAAGATAAGCTCTGCCTTTCCATTTTGTCTCTCCTCTAGACACTTTGTATGACAGAGCAAGTTCTTTTTTCCACACATTTCTTCTTCCAGAGAGTAAGGGCACCAAATGTTGTCCATGAGGACAAAGTTCAACTTCTAAATACTGTCCAGTTATGTCATTCGAGAAAAATGTTTCCACAACTTTATAATCCCAGAGTTCATTGTAAGGTTTTCCTGGTTCTCCAAGTGGGGCTGGAGGATCACTGAAAAATGGAGCACTAACTTCCACCATCACCCTTCCATCACCTGGATTCAGCCGGACAAATACTGGCTCATGCTTCACTGGAAAACCATCCCAAGTGTGTTCAATTTTAAAATCCATCTGAAGATCCGGTAGGCTCTTTTCCACGCTACACTCAGTTCGCAGCTTTCTGGGGAGGTGACTGAAACTCTCGGTATTTCTGACTAAGGTGGAAgagttggtatatatatataggaccCTCCCTATCGCCTTCCAAGGATATAAAATTGGTagatataatattttttcatgtagcCATggttgaaaacaagaaaaaaactaccTCTTTTGGAAGACAAGCCTAGAGAAACTGATCAGCCCTAGACTTTGAGAAAGCTATAGTACATGTATATTAAAAGTTAAGCATAACCACAAGTATATAACTTCAAAAGTGgataaaagagggaaagaggtattttttaaaaacccactcaatcaataaaaaaaatagaaaatggggggaaaaaagaacatagAAAAGAGTAAACCAAGTAGGATGAGAGTAATCCAGAAACAAGGAATTATCTTAGATCAAGTAGAGAGGACTTTCCAAGGAATGGCAATTATACCCACAGCAAATCTTCCAATAACAACAATGTAACCCTGAAGATACTGGAACAATAGCCTCAAAATGTTACAAGAAAAGTTAACTGTCAAGatacaattttaatttccttctctctaTAGCACTtacattatgtatttattgtctaCTCCATGAGGACCTAGTCTTGTACACTGTCCCATACCCTTAGTAAAATGCATAGTCCAAAATAAGGAATTTAAGAGGGGGGGCCAGCAttgggagaaaagggaagaaggagataGAAATACATAGCTTCTCTGCTCTAAGTTTTCCCAAGACCAGACTGAATCAGAGCACCTCCAAAAGCATACAGTCTCATCATTCAAAGTATATTTTCAAGATAGAATATTCTacagaaagataaaattgaagtttcttctttctttttttttacctgattCATCAATAGCTGATTTTCCTTCTAATTTCAAGAACACTTCATTCAAAGTTGTCATGGAAACACCGTAATTCTCAACGCCCTGGTTAGAGCATCTGTCAAGATCCCTGTAAAGATCTAAAAGTAGTCGCAAAAATGCATTAGAAGAATATAATTTGTAAAGAGATTGATAGTAACTATATTTTTCAACAATAGGGAACATGTGTGATAGGTGAAAAGCATTCATAAGAAACAAAGCTATGATATAGACATtcccttatttctaaaataatctaTACAGTGTGTGTCCATGTCTTGACTATAAAATTGTAATCATCTATGTTTCATTCTTGGAAAGCTACATATGTAGAGTTCTTTAagaaatattatgttttatttattctgttttttaaaaattaattctgtttGATAATGGGCAGTGTAATAAATGAACTGAATGCTTGCGGTCTCCCATAAATCCGTATGTTGAAACCTTACCCTCCAGGTGTGAGGTATTAGGAGGTAGgggctttgggaggtaattaggattagatgaAGTCCTGAGGGTGGAGCTTTGATTAATGGGATTAATGCCTTTGAAAGAGTCACAAGAAAGCtggcttcctctccctgctccttgccAAATGGGAATACAAGAAGTCTGCACTCTGCAACCCCAAAGAGGTAATTCACTAGAACCCCAAGGTGCTGGAACCcagatcttggacttcccagcctacAGAACCATCAAAAATCAGTCTGCTGTTTGTAAGCCCCCCAGCCTATGGTATGTGTTATAGCACCCCCAACTGACTAAGGTAGGAAATACTAAATTCTAAAACCTTGTTAATTCAGGAATATTATTCTAAAAACTGAGAGAAGAATGCTCTTGGGAATAACTAGTAGGCAGTAAaataacaaatgcaaaataactaatgtttatagaaataattaGGTGCTGCACAATCTTCCCTAGTTTAGAGAAATATATAAGTTAAAGGAAAGGATAAAGTATGTATGTAACTTTGCATTTACTCTATCTCTCTTTTTCAGCTTCTGACCACGGTATGAAGAGACTTCAAAGAAGGTAGGTCttgagagacaaaccaaaagagactcttaactataggaaacacacttagggttgctggaggggagggaggttggggggattgggtaactgggtgacgggcattaaggagggcacttgatagaatgagcactgggtgttatatgcaactgatgaatcaccgaactctacctctgaaactaattatacactatatgttaattaattgaatttaaataaaaaattaaaagggacaTCATgctgcaaaaaaatttttaaaaagaaggtagGTCTTTATAGGAATTAGTAGGTCATTTGgcgggtttttgtttgtttgttttgttttttaagatactGGGAATAGTTTGGGGGAAGTTCAGGAAAATGTGAAGTAGAATAAAGGAGAAACTAATTCAAATATTGGGAGAAATTAAAGGTATCTATCTTAAGGGTATGTTAGATAAATATAGAGATGTAGTCATGATTTCTAAGTGTTGgttctttttcagtctttctttaaATTGCGCATTCCCTTTTGAAATGCATTTAACAAATAATCAGGTAACACTTTGTTTTGTGGGTTTCATAAAGGTTTCTGCTTCCATAGGTCATGTATATCAAAGACATGGTATACACATCTAAGACTGCAGTGATCACTGATTCTAAGATAATACATTTCATCATCTTTTACCATATTTGAAATGAGAATGTATCACAAATGCTGGTCTGtcattgtctgtttctttcttggtAGCACATCCTAGAGCTGAGGCTGTCTTAGACTTGGAGAAATACCATAGCTTCTATGTCAGGTATGAGTCCAGGTGCCgtgcttatttttaatattttaataatatatttaaatatactaaatcatttaatcctcatgagaATCCTATAAAGTTAGTACTCTCATTATTCCCTTGTTACAAATAGGGAAATTGAAGTACAGAAAAGTAATATAACCTGTCCAGGATAATGGAGCTCCTAACAGCcctgctgggatttgaacctaccCAGGCTGGCTCTAGTATCCCAGCTTTCAATCACCACACCCTACTGTCTAGTACTCTATTTCCTTATGAACCATGATTATGGCAGGCTTATTGATTCAAGCAGGCAGCTCCAGAGCCATTATCCTCCATTAAAAGCTAGCAAATTCCTTGAACTCAAAATAAACACATTCTAcggttatactttttttttctttttttaatgcaaccTACCTCAAAACTCTtggcaaatgaaatcatattgGGAGACCGGGTAGAAAAGCCTGGAGGCAATGAGCCTCCAGGCTTCCGTATTTGCGGCAAAGCTGTGAGCTTAGAATGTTTGGCAACATACAGGTTGATCATAATTACTATTTGGTTACTTAGATTATAACATCATGTCACGGTGTTTATAATAAAACCATCTACATGTGGCAGCGTACCATTCCCTTCGCTCCCATTTAACACTCTATGCTGTTTTCACAGACCCCTCCTTGCCCGGACcaggttctctcattcattcctgAAACCAATGTCccaaatattcttaattttagctTGATGTGGTCCTGTACCTCTTAACTGCCCAGATTGCCACTTGAAGCATATTTAGCAtcttttgcctcagtttcctcataagtGATCTGGGGATAATATCAGGGGCTAATATTAGCAGTAACTTTGGGGAATATTAAAGGATTATGCACAGTGCCATGCGCTTAGCAAGAATAAAAATGTCATCGATCATTcttgaggccaccattatcatTAGTAACAATGTTATAAATCATTCTGTGGTCTCTATGTTCTGTTACCTGGAAATTTGTTTGTCCTCTCCAAAGGCAAAATATATATGAGCTTTTCTTCACTTTGTGCTGTTAATTTGGCATCAGGGATGTGCTGTTTAACAAGTGATGTTATATTGTCTGGATCACACATTTCATTCAGATGCaaactaacatttaaaaagagcATGTTAATGCTATTTTTATCCAAAACCATCTCTACAAACAACTGTAGTATGTTTGTCACTTCATTAATATTTAtgagacaaaatatatatatataatggaagaagcaagacttaaaaataaatagtccAAAGATAGTCCACATTAATATAGTCTAAACTATATAATCTAGAGGCACTAGTATAAGGGATAATAACTCAGGGATTATTATTTGGAGGAAAGATATATTCAGCTAGATGTTGGCTGAAGTGAGGTAGAGGAAATGCCTGATTTTGTCTCCATCTATCCAAAAGCTCAGCTTTGAATTTCCCCTTTGCAGTAAAGTATGGGTTTTGCAAAAACTAAGACTTGAACATGGTGAACACAGACACAGGGGTAACTTGATAGAGTCACTAAGAATATGgtcctaaagatacaaatgtagggatcctaaggggtatgtgcaccccaatgtttatagcagcaatgtccaccatagccaaagtgtggaaggagccaagatgtccatcgacagatgaatggctaaagaagaggtggtatatatacacaatgtaatattatgcagccatcaaaaggaatgagatcttgccatttgcaacgacgtggatggaactggagggtgttatgctgagtgaaataagtcaatc encodes:
- the LOC113939797 gene encoding UPF0462 protein C4orf33-like; this encodes MDFKIEHTWDGFPVKHEPVFVRLNPGDGRVMVEVSAPFFSDPPAPLGEPGKPYNELWDYKVVETFFSNDITGQYLEVELCPHGQHLVPLLSGRRNVWKKELALSYKVSRGETKWKGRAYLPWSYFPPNVTKFNSFAIHGSKDKRNYEALYLVPQHELQQGQKPDFHRLEYFRPFSFNTLLGEEWKQPESELWLTEKPDA